From a region of the bacterium genome:
- the deoC gene encoding deoxyribose-phosphate aldolase: protein MKPRTAVGWLEFLPGRLEQTLLGYDVSRDQITILCDAAVREKFYAVVVNPTHVRFAAERLADVPVKTVTVVGFPMGANTKAVKVFETRDALARGADEFDLVINVSALTHGYYEFVCGEIRDVVAAADGRPVKAIIECGALTANQKVVACDLVCRAGAHFVKTSTGYGPGGATEEDVRLLRKVVGDAVGIKASGGIRSYERALNLMSAGADRVGTSSGVVIMEGLRYAVKAGRLGDAVAAR from the coding sequence GTGAAACCGCGGACGGCGGTAGGCTGGCTCGAGTTCCTGCCCGGGAGGTTGGAGCAGACGTTGCTGGGTTACGACGTGTCCCGGGACCAGATAACGATACTCTGTGACGCCGCGGTGCGCGAGAAGTTCTACGCCGTCGTAGTCAACCCCACGCACGTTCGCTTCGCCGCGGAGCGCCTGGCCGACGTGCCGGTGAAGACGGTGACGGTCGTCGGTTTCCCCATGGGGGCCAATACCAAGGCGGTGAAGGTCTTCGAGACGCGCGACGCGTTGGCGCGCGGCGCGGACGAATTTGACCTGGTCATAAACGTTTCGGCGTTGACGCACGGTTATTACGAGTTCGTCTGCGGCGAGATCCGGGACGTCGTGGCCGCGGCCGACGGCCGCCCGGTCAAGGCCATAATCGAGTGCGGCGCGCTTACGGCCAACCAGAAGGTGGTCGCCTGCGACCTCGTGTGCCGGGCGGGCGCGCATTTCGTCAAGACCTCCACCGGCTACGGCCCGGGCGGCGCGACGGAAGAGGACGTGCGGCTTTTGCGGAAGGTGGTCGGCGACGCCGTCGGCATCAAGGCCTCCGGCGGGATACGGTCGTACGAGCGCGCGCTCAACCTCATGTCGGCGGGCGCGGACCGCGTCGGTACCTCGAGCGGCGTCGTCATTATGGAGGGGTTGCGCTACGCGGTGAAGGCGGGCCGTCTGGGCGACGCCGTCGCGGCGAGATAG
- a CDS encoding alkaline phosphatase family protein yields MKRRSFLEVTGAAGVWLAAGGLGGVVASCGERGVERRAARRVVVLGVGGMDAGVLERMIAEGKLPNLAALARSGTFATLRTTTPAESSVAWAAFATGARPGRNGIFGRFGRDPDTYRTVAADVSCEPGRHLGDWPVGGPRCRSNLSGEPFWRYAAREGIATAALWAPADLPPEEVEGGAFIAGGDVPDASLGAYNYHFFATDKYFAERDTAAGGIWRKIARRDGVGRVTLEPPACLAGRELEITLEPETELYLNISVAGRKQRVRTRTYSHYFAFPFGRGVLGRGRVMGRFFVVSSAPEIRVWLSPLEVDPRRPLFDVAAPSRFGEELAADGPFSTRGRPLDLGALHDGVIGRGPFVGQYCYQTEEKRRLGFWAWQRYRPDLFLLFDYGLDEIAQVFWRHYDPSHPAYDAEKFFTYGEAFELAYRYVDEALGKFIKGAAGDDVAFFVVSAHGNRPFRRAFCPSRWLLENGYLGLAPGAKPWGVDVPTPEAALRRGRYRPAVAWERTRAYAQGYGQIYLNVKGREKRGAVSRGDAEGLKAELRTRLLAVRDGARKAVVAVGDGDELFAGPRRFCAPDLVVSLADGYGVSWESVLGGFADAVFADNRGVVSGHHAAVGPDAVPGLIFSNLKLDAAGAAVEDVGPTILRTLGLEPPGGVDGVSMEVRPR; encoded by the coding sequence ATGAAGAGGAGAAGTTTTCTCGAGGTAACGGGCGCCGCCGGCGTATGGCTCGCCGCGGGCGGCCTGGGCGGCGTCGTGGCGTCGTGCGGCGAGCGGGGCGTGGAGCGGCGCGCCGCCCGGCGCGTGGTGGTGTTGGGCGTCGGCGGCATGGACGCCGGCGTACTCGAGCGTATGATCGCCGAGGGCAAGCTGCCCAACCTCGCGGCGTTGGCCCGGAGCGGTACGTTCGCGACCCTTCGCACCACGACGCCCGCCGAAAGCTCCGTGGCGTGGGCGGCGTTCGCTACCGGCGCCCGGCCGGGCAGAAACGGTATCTTCGGCCGGTTCGGCCGGGACCCGGATACGTATCGCACCGTCGCGGCGGACGTCTCGTGTGAACCCGGGAGGCACCTCGGCGATTGGCCCGTCGGCGGGCCCCGCTGCCGCTCAAACCTGAGCGGCGAACCTTTCTGGCGGTACGCCGCGCGCGAGGGCATCGCGACGGCGGCCTTATGGGCCCCGGCCGACTTGCCGCCCGAGGAGGTGGAGGGCGGCGCGTTTATAGCGGGCGGCGACGTCCCCGACGCGAGCCTGGGCGCGTATAATTATCATTTCTTCGCCACCGACAAGTACTTCGCCGAACGCGATACCGCCGCCGGCGGGATATGGAGAAAGATAGCAAGGCGGGACGGCGTCGGCCGGGTGACGCTGGAGCCGCCGGCGTGTTTGGCGGGCCGCGAGCTCGAGATAACGCTCGAGCCGGAGACCGAGCTATATTTAAATATTTCCGTCGCGGGGCGGAAGCAGCGCGTGAGGACCCGCACTTACAGCCATTACTTCGCGTTCCCTTTCGGGCGGGGGGTCTTGGGCCGCGGCCGCGTTATGGGCAGGTTCTTCGTGGTTTCGTCCGCGCCCGAAATACGCGTGTGGTTGTCGCCGCTCGAGGTGGACCCGCGTAGGCCGCTCTTCGACGTGGCGGCGCCATCCCGCTTCGGCGAGGAGCTCGCGGCGGACGGGCCGTTCAGCACCCGCGGCCGGCCGCTCGACCTCGGCGCGCTGCACGACGGCGTCATCGGCCGGGGGCCGTTCGTGGGGCAATACTGCTACCAAACCGAAGAAAAGAGGCGCCTGGGTTTCTGGGCGTGGCAGCGTTATAGGCCGGACCTCTTCCTCCTCTTCGATTACGGCCTGGACGAAATCGCGCAGGTGTTTTGGCGTCATTACGACCCCTCGCACCCGGCCTACGACGCCGAGAAGTTCTTCACGTACGGCGAGGCCTTCGAGCTCGCGTACCGCTACGTCGATGAGGCGCTGGGGAAATTTATAAAGGGAGCGGCCGGCGACGACGTCGCGTTCTTCGTCGTCTCGGCGCACGGCAACCGGCCTTTTCGGCGGGCATTTTGCCCGAGTCGGTGGCTGCTCGAGAACGGTTATTTGGGACTTGCCCCCGGGGCAAAGCCCTGGGGCGTCGACGTGCCCACGCCGGAGGCCGCGCTCCGCCGGGGCCGGTACCGACCCGCGGTGGCGTGGGAGCGGACGCGCGCGTACGCCCAGGGATACGGCCAGATTTATCTGAACGTCAAGGGCCGCGAGAAGCGGGGGGCCGTCTCCCGCGGCGACGCGGAGGGTTTGAAGGCCGAGCTTCGGACCCGCCTCTTGGCCGTACGGGACGGCGCCCGAAAGGCCGTGGTCGCGGTGGGCGACGGCGACGAACTCTTCGCCGGGCCGCGGCGTTTTTGCGCGCCCGACCTCGTCGTCTCGTTGGCGGACGGTTACGGCGTCTCGTGGGAATCCGTACTGGGGGGCTTCGCCGACGCGGTTTTCGCCGACAACCGCGGCGTCGTTTCCGGCCACCACGCCGCCGTAGGGCCGG